Proteins co-encoded in one Metabacillus sp. KUDC1714 genomic window:
- a CDS encoding UDP-glucose dehydrogenase family protein, with protein sequence MKIAVVGTGYVGLVTGTCLSEIGHTVMCIDIDQNKVNKMREGISPIYEPGLDELMIKNIEEKRLFFTTNHSEGFENVDVIYIAVGTPEREDGSANLSFVEQVAKDIASHIEKDVIVVTKSTVPVGTNDWIKSVIQNNLVNNVKVDIVSNPEFLREGAAIYDSFNGDRIVVGAENVTAANTIGELNKPFGIPVFKTDIRSAEMIKYAANAFLATKISFINEISNICEKVGANVEDVANGMGQDNRIGSQFLNAGIGYGGSCFPKDTKALVQIAGNVDYEFELLKGVIHVNQKQQEILLNKLDDRFDSLEGKKIAVLGLAFKPNTDDMREAASIVITKYLIEKGANVVAYDPVAMENAKKILDLNVNYASNTIEALKDADVALILTEWNEFKDLEIGSFEKNMKLPVIFDGRNCYDPKIVENFHVEYHSMGRPSIKNIHLLNV encoded by the coding sequence ATGAAAATAGCAGTAGTCGGTACTGGTTATGTTGGTTTAGTTACTGGTACATGTTTATCTGAGATTGGGCATACTGTGATGTGCATTGATATAGATCAGAACAAAGTAAATAAAATGCGTGAAGGTATATCGCCAATTTATGAACCAGGTTTAGATGAATTAATGATAAAAAACATTGAAGAAAAGAGACTTTTTTTTACAACTAATCATAGTGAAGGATTTGAAAATGTTGATGTCATTTATATTGCTGTTGGTACTCCTGAGAGAGAAGACGGTTCAGCTAACCTTTCATTTGTTGAGCAGGTAGCAAAAGATATTGCATCACATATCGAAAAGGATGTAATAGTAGTTACGAAAAGTACAGTCCCCGTAGGAACGAATGATTGGATTAAAAGTGTCATTCAAAATAATCTTGTAAATAACGTAAAGGTTGATATTGTATCAAATCCTGAATTTTTACGTGAAGGTGCTGCCATATATGATTCTTTTAATGGAGATCGTATAGTTGTTGGTGCTGAAAATGTAACTGCTGCAAATACTATAGGAGAATTAAATAAACCATTCGGGATTCCAGTATTTAAAACAGATATTCGCAGTGCGGAAATGATAAAATATGCAGCTAATGCATTCCTTGCTACTAAGATTAGCTTTATTAATGAAATTTCGAACATCTGTGAAAAAGTTGGAGCGAATGTAGAAGATGTTGCCAATGGAATGGGACAGGATAATAGAATAGGATCTCAATTTTTAAATGCCGGAATTGGTTACGGAGGATCTTGTTTCCCAAAGGATACAAAAGCCCTTGTGCAAATTGCAGGTAATGTAGATTATGAGTTTGAATTGTTAAAAGGTGTTATCCATGTAAATCAAAAGCAACAAGAAATCTTATTAAATAAATTGGATGATAGATTTGATAGTTTAGAAGGTAAAAAGATTGCAGTGTTAGGTTTAGCTTTTAAACCAAATACTGATGATATGAGAGAAGCGGCTTCTATTGTAATTACAAAGTATTTAATAGAAAAAGGTGCAAATGTTGTTGCATATGATCCAGTTGCAATGGAGAATGCCAAAAAAATTCTAGATTTAAATGTTAATTATGCATCAAATACAATTGAGGCTCTAAAAGACGCTGATGTTGCTTTAATTTTAACTGAATGGAATGAATTCAAAGATCTAGAAATAGGATCATTTGAAAAAAATATGAAATTACCAGTTATATTTGATGGTCGTAATTGTTATGATCCTAAAATCGTTGAAAATTTTCATGTCGAGTACCATTCAATGGGAAGACCATCTATTAAAAATATACATTTACTAAATGTTTGA
- a CDS encoding tyrosine-protein phosphatase yields MIDIHSHILPGVDDGAQTVEDAINMAKLAVEEGITKIIATPHHQNGKYFNKKQDIIDRVIELNRLLQNENIPLEVLPGQETRIYGELLEDLEKGDILPLNHSNYLFIELPSGHVPRYTEKLLFDIQLKGLTPVIVHPERNSEVIENPDKLLNLVKKGSLTQVTAGSITGHFGKKIQKFSLQLIESNLTHFISSDAHNISTRSFKMRESISEIEKEFGSQAVYYFKENAELLIQGQTVYKQEPSQIKRKKFLGIF; encoded by the coding sequence TTGATTGACATTCATAGTCATATATTACCTGGTGTGGATGATGGTGCACAGACAGTTGAAGATGCGATTAATATGGCAAAGTTAGCTGTTGAAGAGGGGATTACAAAGATAATTGCTACACCTCATCATCAGAATGGGAAGTATTTTAATAAGAAACAAGACATTATAGATAGAGTCATTGAGCTCAACCGTTTACTTCAAAATGAGAATATCCCATTAGAAGTTTTACCAGGTCAGGAAACACGTATTTATGGGGAGTTGCTAGAGGATCTGGAAAAGGGTGATATTCTTCCTCTTAATCATTCAAATTATCTGTTTATTGAATTGCCTTCAGGACATGTACCAAGGTATACAGAAAAGCTCTTGTTCGATATTCAATTAAAAGGGTTAACTCCTGTAATTGTTCATCCGGAGAGAAATTCGGAAGTGATCGAAAATCCTGATAAATTACTTAACCTCGTTAAAAAAGGCTCTCTTACTCAAGTTACAGCAGGGAGTATTACCGGACACTTCGGAAAGAAGATTCAGAAGTTTTCATTGCAATTGATTGAATCCAATTTGACTCACTTTATATCTTCTGATGCCCATAATATATCAACTAGAAGCTTTAAAATGAGAGAATCAATATCTGAAATAGAAAAAGAGTTTGGTAGTCAGGCGGTTTATTACTTTAAAGAAAATGCTGAATTACTTATACAGGGGCAAACAGTGTATAAACAAGAACCAAGTCAAATTAAACGTAAAAAATTCTTAGGTATTTTTTAA
- a CDS encoding CpsD/CapB family tyrosine-protein kinase has protein sequence MARKDRKQLFQLQNRSLISFTSPKSPIAEQFRTVRTNIQFSSVDEDLQTMIVTSSGPAEGKSTTTANLAVVFAQQGKRVLLIDADLRKPTSHYTFRTENHVGLSNVLTRQATLDEAVKTTDQDNLWVLTSGPIPPNPSEILGSKGMQMLLEKAKNEYDVIILDSPPVLAVTDAQVLSNLTDGVVLVVSSGKTEIESAKKAKELLDSAKAKILGVVLNNKKVQDSQYYYYYGGK, from the coding sequence TTGGCTCGTAAGGATCGAAAGCAATTATTTCAACTGCAAAACAGAAGTTTAATTTCATTTACAAGTCCAAAATCACCAATTGCAGAGCAATTTCGAACGGTGAGAACGAATATTCAATTTTCTAGTGTTGATGAAGATCTACAAACGATGATTGTTACATCTTCTGGTCCAGCTGAAGGGAAGTCAACAACAACTGCAAATTTGGCTGTTGTGTTTGCTCAGCAAGGGAAACGTGTATTACTAATTGATGCGGATTTACGTAAACCAACTTCTCATTACACTTTCCGTACGGAGAATCATGTTGGTTTGTCGAATGTTTTAACAAGACAAGCAACACTAGATGAAGCGGTGAAAACAACTGATCAAGACAATCTTTGGGTGTTGACTAGTGGACCAATTCCACCAAATCCGTCAGAGATTCTTGGTTCAAAAGGAATGCAAATGTTATTGGAGAAAGCAAAGAATGAGTATGATGTAATCATTCTTGATTCACCACCAGTATTAGCTGTAACAGATGCTCAAGTGTTGTCTAATTTAACAGATGGTGTCGTTCTTGTTGTTAGTAGTGGGAAAACAGAGATAGAGTCTGCAAAGAAAGCAAAAGAACTTCTTGATAGTGCAAAAGCGAAGATCTTAGGAGTAGTATTAAACAACAAGAAGGTACAAGATAGCCAATATTATTATTACTACGGGGGAAAATAG
- a CDS encoding YveK family protein — protein sequence MEETISLKELFQTLKKRLSLIIIIAAIATATSGIVSYFLLTPIYQSSTQILVNQSKSDEQVYNAGEVQTNLQLINTYNVIIKSPAILDRVIQKEKLDMSAGALNGLVTVSSEQNSQVVNITVQNEDPQKAANIANSIATTFQTEISKIMNVDNVTILTKAQLGEDPSPIKPQPVLNMAIALVVGLMAGVGLAFLLEYLDNTIKTEQDIENQLGLPVLGAITTINMDGEANEHASKSSMIRTRGESVGS from the coding sequence ATGGAAGAAACTATCAGCTTGAAGGAGCTGTTTCAAACTTTAAAGAAACGTCTCTCACTTATTATAATTATTGCAGCTATTGCAACGGCAACAAGTGGAATAGTTAGTTATTTTCTCTTAACACCTATTTACCAATCCTCAACACAAATTCTCGTAAACCAATCAAAGTCTGATGAACAGGTCTATAACGCTGGAGAAGTACAGACAAACCTTCAATTAATAAACACTTACAACGTTATCATCAAAAGTCCTGCAATATTAGATAGAGTCATTCAAAAGGAAAAACTTGATATGTCAGCTGGAGCACTTAATGGATTAGTAACTGTTTCAAGTGAACAAAACTCACAGGTTGTAAACATTACAGTTCAAAATGAAGATCCACAAAAGGCAGCAAATATTGCAAATTCAATCGCAACAACCTTTCAAACTGAAATTTCTAAAATTATGAATGTTGATAATGTAACCATCTTAACGAAAGCTCAATTAGGTGAAGATCCATCACCAATAAAGCCTCAGCCAGTATTAAACATGGCGATTGCATTGGTAGTAGGATTAATGGCTGGTGTTGGTTTAGCCTTTTTGCTTGAATATCTTGATAATACAATCAAAACAGAGCAAGACATTGAAAATCAACTGGGTTTACCGGTATTAGGTGCTATTACTACGATTAATATGGATGGCGAAGCAAACGAACATGCTAGTAAATCATCAATGATTAGAACGCGAGGTGAGTCAGTTGGCTCGTAA